One genomic segment of Novisyntrophococcus fermenticellae includes these proteins:
- a CDS encoding N-acetylmuramoyl-L-alanine amidase family protein has product MAIKIFVDQGHNPSGFNAGAEGFGYREQDITYMVGIFLANILSNDPRFEVRVSRPTPETVLGTSNATSLRERVYMANSWPADYFISIHVNSNPNPEINGSEVYVYDLDSPAAELAEQVLLEIVRRTGTKNNGVRVNSALYVLRRTQMPSILVELGYISNYDDVQKLVNDQYQFAYGIYVGLLNYLGLPQIL; this is encoded by the coding sequence TTGGCAATAAAAATTTTTGTTGATCAGGGACATAATCCCAGTGGTTTTAATGCAGGCGCAGAAGGCTTCGGCTATAGGGAGCAGGATATCACTTATATGGTGGGGATTTTTCTGGCCAATATACTTTCAAATGATCCAAGATTTGAAGTACGTGTTTCCAGGCCGACACCTGAGACAGTGCTTGGAACCAGCAATGCCACCAGTTTAAGAGAGCGTGTGTATATGGCGAACAGCTGGCCGGCAGATTATTTTATCAGTATACACGTAAACTCCAACCCCAACCCGGAAATAAACGGCAGCGAAGTCTATGTCTATGATCTGGATAGTCCCGCCGCAGAACTGGCGGAACAGGTTCTTCTGGAAATTGTCCGCAGAACCGGTACAAAGAACAATGGCGTACGGGTCAATTCCGCCCTATACGTCTTAAGGCGCACACAGATGCCTTCTATATTAGTTGAGCTTGGCTATATTTCGAATTACGATGATGTTCAGAAGCTGGTTAATGATCAATACCAGTTTGCATATGGCATCTATGTCGGGCTGCTCAATTACCTTGGATTACCTCAGATTTTATAA
- a CDS encoding HAD family hydrolase: MQTYKGAIFDLDGTLLDSMNVWRQIDEDFLRKRGFEVPQDYMAAITPLGAKAAAAYTIRRFKLNERPEDIMQEWMSMAQDAYATQVILKPYVMEYLEQLKRLDIRIAAATSSERELMLPALKRTGILPYFDEIVTVSEVSRGKGFPDIYEKAALQIGEKSQTCVVYEDIIEGVRGANEGGFLSVGVYDPESESSKEDILRESDVYIHGFDELMEQHRESYDF; this comes from the coding sequence ATGCAGACTTACAAAGGAGCGATATTTGATCTGGATGGAACCCTTCTGGATTCCATGAATGTCTGGAGACAGATAGATGAAGATTTTCTGAGAAAGAGAGGGTTTGAAGTACCGCAGGACTATATGGCAGCCATCACTCCACTAGGAGCGAAAGCTGCCGCCGCTTACACGATTAGGCGCTTTAAGCTGAATGAAAGACCGGAGGATATTATGCAGGAGTGGATGTCCATGGCGCAGGACGCATATGCAACTCAGGTCATTTTGAAACCATATGTCATGGAATATCTGGAGCAGTTGAAAAGACTTGATATCCGGATAGCAGCAGCTACATCTTCAGAACGGGAACTGATGCTTCCTGCACTTAAGCGTACAGGCATACTGCCATATTTTGATGAGATTGTAACGGTCAGTGAAGTTTCAAGAGGGAAAGGGTTTCCGGATATTTATGAAAAAGCAGCGCTGCAGATTGGAGAAAAATCTCAGACCTGTGTGGTATATGAAGATATCATAGAAGGCGTACGCGGGGCCAATGAAGGTGGATTCTTATCCGTAGGGGTCTATGATCCGGAATCGGAATCCTCAAAGGAGGACATACTTAGAGAATCAGATGTATATATCCATGGATTCGATGAACTGATGGAACAGCATCGCGAATCCTATGATTTTTAA
- the truA gene encoding tRNA pseudouridine(38-40) synthase TruA, which produces MNYRMVLQYDGSRYDGWQKQGNTGNTIQGKLEAVLSRFAGESVEVNGAGRTDAGVHAYGQTASFHLKQEAEEEELWKYLNRYLPEDIEVLGVERAPERFHARLSAVRKTYMYKVGLDSRKHVFDRKYLYHFEGELDIKAMEEAARYLRGTHDFKSFCSNRRFKKSTIRTLHMIKIDLDKKTDVMKIIFIGDGFLYHMVRIITGTLLEVGQGKRSPSEIKGIIEAKDREAAGFTAPPQGLTLVSVEYE; this is translated from the coding sequence ATGAATTATAGAATGGTGCTTCAGTATGATGGCAGCAGATATGATGGATGGCAGAAGCAGGGAAACACAGGCAATACCATTCAGGGTAAACTGGAAGCAGTACTTAGCCGCTTTGCCGGAGAATCCGTGGAAGTTAACGGTGCAGGAAGAACGGATGCAGGGGTGCATGCTTATGGGCAGACTGCAAGCTTTCATCTGAAGCAGGAGGCAGAAGAAGAGGAACTTTGGAAGTATCTGAACAGATATCTTCCGGAGGATATAGAGGTTTTAGGCGTGGAAAGGGCACCGGAGCGTTTCCATGCCAGATTATCCGCTGTCCGCAAGACGTATATGTATAAGGTAGGTTTAGACAGCAGAAAACATGTATTTGACAGAAAGTATCTCTATCATTTTGAGGGAGAGCTGGATATAAAAGCGATGGAAGAAGCAGCCAGATATCTCAGAGGAACCCATGACTTTAAAAGCTTCTGTTCGAACAGACGTTTTAAAAAGTCTACGATTCGTACCCTTCATATGATTAAGATCGATTTAGATAAAAAAACGGATGTGATGAAAATCATATTTATTGGAGATGGATTTTTATACCATATGGTCAGAATTATCACAGGTACACTGCTGGAGGTAGGACAGGGAAAGCGCTCCCCCTCGGAGATTAAAGGGATTATCGAAGCAAAAGACAGAGAGGCCGCAGGCTTTACGGCACCACCGCAGGGACTGACATTGGTTTCGGTGGAATACGAATAG
- a CDS encoding MBL fold metallo-hydrolase gives MLITYIEHSGFAVEWEECVWLFDYYRGEIPARDTKKPLFIFSSHGHRDHFVPEIFNLFSGYENVHYILSSDIQKEVKKIPLGNIPDGIHYMKPGGNLSLEIGETQSMQIKTLDSTDRGVAFLIAYQEQSVFHAGDLNAWVWEEDSKAEKHDMITRYQREVDKLMQIPLNIAFLPLDHRLEDNYDMGIHYFMDHVNTEYIFPMHLWGRYSTVTKFRDSLPGTGQRSKIVNVTHPGQQWEYEKAELREITDKRRLR, from the coding sequence ATGCTGATTACTTATATAGAACATAGTGGATTCGCAGTGGAATGGGAAGAGTGTGTCTGGTTGTTTGATTATTACAGAGGAGAGATTCCCGCCCGGGATACAAAAAAGCCGCTCTTCATCTTTTCCAGCCATGGACACCGGGATCACTTTGTCCCTGAGATTTTTAATTTGTTTTCTGGCTATGAAAATGTACATTATATTTTGTCGTCAGATATTCAAAAGGAAGTTAAGAAAATCCCGTTGGGAAACATCCCAGATGGAATTCATTATATGAAACCGGGCGGCAACTTAAGTCTGGAGATCGGAGAGACTCAGAGTATGCAGATAAAAACTCTGGATTCCACAGACAGAGGAGTGGCATTTCTGATTGCTTATCAAGAGCAGTCTGTCTTTCATGCAGGTGATTTAAATGCCTGGGTATGGGAAGAGGATTCCAAGGCAGAGAAGCACGATATGATAACCAGGTATCAAAGAGAGGTTGATAAACTGATGCAGATTCCGTTAAATATTGCATTTCTGCCTCTGGATCACAGACTGGAGGACAACTATGATATGGGAATACATTATTTTATGGATCATGTGAATACGGAGTATATATTTCCGATGCATCTTTGGGGACGTTACAGCACAGTTACAAAATTCAGGGATTCCCTGCCGGGTACCGGGCAAAGAAGTAAGATTGTCAATGTAACGCATCCGGGACAACAGTGGGAATACGAAAAAGCTGAATTAAGAGAAATAACAGATAAAAGGAGATTGAGATGA
- a CDS encoding DNA gyrase/topoisomerase IV subunit B: MAKVTYDASSISVLEGLEAVRKRPGMYIGSTTRKGLNHLIYEIVDNAVDEHLAGYCDRIQVTLEADGSCTVSDNGRGIPVGMHEKGMSAERLVFTTLHAGGKFDNQAYKTSGGLHGVGSSVVNALSSHLDIKISVDGYIHHDYYEQGVPKLELENGLLPKLGRTRETGTCVNFLPDPEIFEKTRFSATEVKSRLHETAYLNPELKIVFEDRRDGVQETIVFHEPDGIVGFVKDLNRKKEAVHEVIYFKGESEGITVEVALQFINEFQENVLGFCNNIYNAEGGAHLTGFKTQFTTIMNNYARELGILKEKDSNFTGADIRNGMTAVVSIKHPDPRFEGQTKTKLDNQDAARAASKITGEEAVLYFDRNLEVLKNVLACAERSAKIRKTEEKAKTNLLSKQKYSFDSNGKLSNCESRDPTKCEIFIVEGDSAGGSAKMARNRNFQAIMPIRGKILNVEKATIDKVLANAEIKTMINAFGCGFSEGYGNDFDITKLRYNKIIIMADADVDGAHISTLLLTLFYRFMPELIYEGHVYVAMPPLYKVMPSKGKEEYLYDDKALDRYRKKHKNEKFTLQRYKGLGEMDAVQLWETTLNPGSRMLKQIEIEDARLASDVTEVLMGTDVPPRKAFIYEHAQDAELDI; the protein is encoded by the coding sequence ATGGCAAAAGTAACTTATGATGCCAGCAGTATATCTGTGCTGGAAGGACTGGAGGCAGTCAGAAAAAGACCCGGAATGTATATTGGAAGCACGACAAGAAAAGGGTTGAACCATCTGATCTACGAAATCGTGGATAATGCAGTTGACGAGCATCTGGCAGGATACTGTGATAGGATACAGGTTACACTCGAGGCGGATGGTTCCTGTACTGTTTCGGATAACGGACGGGGAATTCCCGTAGGAATGCATGAGAAGGGGATGTCTGCGGAACGCCTGGTATTCACAACACTGCATGCCGGTGGAAAATTTGATAATCAGGCATATAAGACCAGCGGAGGACTGCACGGTGTGGGCTCTTCGGTGGTCAATGCATTGTCCAGCCATCTCGATATCAAAATCAGTGTGGACGGCTACATTCATCATGATTATTATGAACAGGGTGTGCCGAAGCTGGAGCTGGAGAATGGACTTCTCCCGAAGCTGGGAAGAACCCGCGAGACAGGTACCTGTGTGAACTTTCTTCCGGATCCGGAAATATTCGAAAAGACCCGGTTCTCTGCCACAGAAGTGAAGTCTCGTCTTCATGAGACAGCCTATCTGAATCCTGAGCTTAAGATTGTGTTTGAGGACAGGCGTGACGGTGTTCAGGAAACAATCGTCTTTCATGAACCGGATGGAATCGTGGGCTTTGTGAAAGATTTGAACAGAAAAAAAGAGGCTGTTCATGAAGTGATTTACTTTAAAGGAGAGAGTGAAGGAATCACTGTAGAAGTGGCACTTCAGTTTATCAATGAATTTCAGGAAAATGTACTGGGGTTCTGTAATAATATCTATAATGCAGAGGGCGGCGCCCACTTAACAGGCTTTAAAACCCAATTTACTACAATTATGAATAATTATGCCAGAGAACTTGGGATTCTAAAAGAGAAGGATTCCAATTTCACAGGGGCAGACATCCGTAATGGTATGACAGCGGTGGTTTCAATCAAGCATCCTGATCCAAGATTTGAAGGACAGACGAAAACAAAGCTGGATAACCAGGATGCAGCAAGGGCAGCCAGTAAAATTACGGGAGAAGAAGCAGTACTATATTTCGACCGGAATCTGGAGGTTTTAAAGAATGTACTGGCTTGTGCGGAGCGTTCGGCAAAGATTCGTAAGACAGAAGAAAAAGCAAAAACCAACTTGTTATCCAAACAGAAATATTCCTTTGATTCCAATGGAAAGCTTTCCAATTGCGAGAGCCGGGATCCTACTAAGTGCGAAATATTTATTGTGGAGGGAGATTCGGCAGGCGGTTCTGCCAAGATGGCCAGAAACAGGAATTTCCAGGCAATCATGCCGATTCGCGGAAAAATTTTAAATGTGGAAAAAGCTACAATTGACAAAGTGCTTGCCAATGCCGAGATTAAGACTATGATTAATGCATTCGGATGTGGTTTTTCGGAAGGATATGGCAATGACTTTGATATTACGAAGCTGCGTTATAATAAGATCATCATCATGGCCGATGCCGATGTGGACGGAGCGCATATTTCCACCCTGCTCTTGACCTTATTTTACCGGTTTATGCCTGAATTAATCTATGAGGGACATGTATATGTAGCAATGCCGCCCCTCTATAAAGTCATGCCTTCGAAGGGGAAGGAAGAATATCTGTATGACGATAAAGCGTTAGACAGATACCGGAAAAAACATAAGAATGAAAAATTCACTCTGCAAAGATACAAAGGTCTGGGAGAAATGGATGCGGTACAGCTTTGGGAGACTACGCTGAACCCCGGGAGCAGAATGCTGAAACAGATTGAAATTGAAGATGCCCGTCTGGCATCGGATGTGACAGAAGTTTTGATGGGAACCGATGTACCTCCCAGAAAGGCATTTATCTATGAGCATGCCCAAGATGCAGAATTAGATATCTAA
- the nudC gene encoding NAD(+) diphosphatase — protein sequence MIQDIQPHRFHVEYTPQEPEESDVVLIYMRDRILAKYKEGRIEYPLVSDIMSVFPEIGKKAKFLFRIDDQDYYELRKPEIEEFSDWSYQATTVLREASPMWKAFAGITGYQIHTWYNDTKFCGRCGTKMRAQGVERAMECPACGKVTYPTISPAVIVGITNGNRLLLTRYAAGHSKLKNYALVAGYVEVGEVLEETVRREVMEEVGLKVKNIRYYKSQPWAFTGTILVGFFCDVDGDDTIHLDELELSEGQWFEREDIPENKLNISLTSEMIQFFKSNPGNEFQ from the coding sequence ATGATTCAGGATATACAACCACATCGTTTTCATGTGGAATATACACCACAGGAGCCAGAGGAAAGCGATGTGGTATTGATTTACATGCGGGATCGGATTCTGGCTAAATATAAGGAGGGCAGGATAGAATACCCTTTGGTTTCAGATATCATGAGTGTCTTTCCCGAAATCGGGAAAAAAGCGAAATTTTTATTCAGAATTGATGATCAGGATTACTATGAACTGAGAAAACCGGAGATAGAAGAATTCAGTGATTGGAGCTATCAGGCTACGACAGTCTTAAGAGAAGCCAGTCCTATGTGGAAAGCTTTCGCCGGAATTACGGGATATCAGATTCATACCTGGTACAACGATACAAAGTTCTGCGGCCGCTGCGGTACGAAGATGAGGGCACAGGGAGTGGAACGGGCGATGGAATGTCCGGCGTGCGGAAAAGTTACATACCCGACCATTTCTCCGGCAGTTATTGTAGGAATTACCAATGGAAACAGACTGTTGCTGACCAGATATGCGGCCGGTCACAGTAAGCTTAAGAATTATGCACTCGTTGCCGGTTATGTGGAAGTGGGAGAAGTCCTGGAAGAGACGGTCCGCAGGGAAGTGATGGAAGAAGTCGGTCTGAAGGTCAAGAATATCAGATACTATAAAAGTCAGCCCTGGGCATTTACAGGAACAATTCTGGTTGGATTTTTCTGTGATGTGGATGGGGATGATACCATACATCTGGACGAATTGGAACTGAGCGAAGGGCAGTGGTTTGAACGTGAAGATATTCCGGAAAACAAACTGAATATCAGCCTTACCAGTGAGATGATACAATTTTTTAAATCGAATCCAGGCAACGAATTTCAATGA
- the purD gene encoding phosphoribosylamine--glycine ligase, giving the protein MKILIIGSGGREHVIAWKAARSPKVDKMYCAPGNAGIAEYAECVNIGAMEFEKLAAFAKEKGIDLTIVGMDDPLVGGIVDVFETQGLRIFGPRKDAAILEGSKAFSKDLMKKYHIPTAAYENFTDPQKALACLETARFPIVLKADGLALGKGVLICQNLEEAREGVREIMLDKKFGQAGNQMVIEEFMTGREVSVLSFVDGKTIRIMTSAQDHKRAKDKDQGLNTGGMGTFSPSPFYTEEVDTFCKQYIYQQTVDAMAAEGRTFQGIIFFGLMLTEDGPKVLEYNARFGDPEAQVVLPRMKNDIIEVFEACIDGTLDRIDLQFEDNAAVCVVLASDGYPVSYEKGFPIHGLEHFKGSEDYFVFHAGTCFKNGEVVTNGGRVLGVTAKGKDLKEAREHAYQAVELVEFQNKYYRHDIGKAIDEV; this is encoded by the coding sequence ATGAAAATTCTGATTATCGGAAGCGGCGGAAGAGAGCATGTAATTGCCTGGAAGGCAGCCAGAAGCCCAAAGGTGGATAAGATGTACTGTGCTCCCGGAAACGCCGGAATAGCGGAATACGCCGAGTGTGTAAATATTGGTGCCATGGAGTTTGAAAAACTGGCTGCGTTTGCAAAAGAAAAGGGAATTGATTTAACGATTGTAGGCATGGATGATCCGCTTGTGGGAGGTATCGTGGATGTATTTGAGACGCAGGGGCTTCGCATTTTCGGACCGCGGAAGGATGCAGCAATCCTGGAAGGTTCCAAAGCGTTTTCAAAGGACTTGATGAAAAAATATCATATACCTACAGCAGCATATGAAAACTTTACGGACCCCCAAAAGGCACTTGCCTGTCTTGAGACCGCAAGATTTCCAATTGTACTGAAAGCGGATGGTCTGGCGCTGGGAAAGGGTGTACTGATCTGCCAGAACCTGGAGGAGGCGAGGGAAGGTGTCCGGGAGATAATGCTGGATAAGAAATTTGGACAGGCAGGAAATCAGATGGTGATCGAAGAGTTTATGACAGGACGGGAAGTATCTGTACTCTCTTTTGTGGATGGAAAAACCATCAGGATCATGACCTCCGCACAGGATCACAAGCGGGCGAAGGATAAAGACCAGGGACTCAATACGGGAGGTATGGGGACATTTTCACCCAGTCCATTTTATACAGAAGAGGTGGATACATTCTGTAAACAATATATCTATCAGCAGACAGTAGATGCCATGGCGGCAGAGGGAAGAACGTTTCAGGGAATTATCTTCTTTGGACTGATGCTGACAGAAGATGGACCTAAAGTTCTGGAGTACAATGCCCGGTTTGGGGATCCGGAAGCCCAGGTGGTCTTGCCCAGGATGAAAAATGATATTATAGAGGTATTTGAAGCATGCATTGATGGCACATTGGATCGAATTGACCTGCAGTTTGAAGATAATGCGGCAGTTTGTGTGGTACTTGCAAGTGATGGGTATCCGGTTTCTTATGAGAAGGGATTTCCGATACACGGTCTGGAACACTTCAAAGGCAGTGAGGACTATTTCGTATTTCATGCCGGAACCTGCTTTAAAAATGGAGAAGTTGTTACAAACGGCGGAAGGGTCTTAGGTGTTACGGCTAAGGGGAAAGACCTGAAAGAGGCCCGGGAACATGCATATCAGGCTGTGGAGCTCGTGGAATTTCAAAACAAATATTACCGCCATGATATTGGAAAAGCAATTGATGAGGTTTGA
- a CDS encoding DNA gyrase/topoisomerase IV subunit A: MDEQIIKTEYSELMQKSYIDYAMSVIVARALPDVRDGLKPVHRRTLYDMQELGIYYDRPYRKCARIVGDTMGKYHPHGDSSIYDALVVMAQDFKKGQTLVDGHGNFGSIEGDGAAAMRYTEARLQKITQDVYLKDMDKDVVDFIPNFDETEKEPEVLPVRIPNLLVNGADGIAVGMATNIPPHNLAEVVDAVKAYMKDEDITTKGLMKYIKGPDFPTGGIVANQDDLRQIYETGAGKLKLRGKLAVEKGKAGKQYLIISEIPYTMIGANISKFLNDVANLVDLKKAQDIIDISNQSSKEGIRIMLELKKGADVEHLTNLLYKKTRLEDTFGVNMLAVVDGRPETLSLKKIIEHHVDFQFELCTRKYQNLLARELDKKEVQEGLIKAYDVIDLIIEILRGSKNQKQVKDCLTMGLTDGIKFKTKTSEKAARKLNFTQRQAAAILEMRLYRLIGLELEALLKEHGDTLEKIARYEDILNNYDSMARVIMDDLDAVKKEYGRKRRTLIENSEEIVLEEQKIKETEIVFLMDRFGYAKTVDVATYERNKESADTENKYVFRCMNTDKICIFTDQGRLHMVKALDLPGGKFRDKGTPIDNLCNYSSTREQMVFVSSLEHIKQNKLVFVSKNGMCKVVDGYEFDVSKRTVAATKLAEEQDCVILVGIFDESDYLVLQSHGGYFLRFLANEIPEKKKTALGVRGMRLSEGDYMEHAYLLASRMEYEIEYKEKKLNLNKLKLAKRDTKGTKKQ; the protein is encoded by the coding sequence ATGGATGAACAGATTATAAAGACAGAATATTCCGAGCTTATGCAGAAATCATATATTGACTATGCCATGAGTGTAATTGTGGCGCGGGCACTTCCCGATGTACGCGACGGTCTGAAGCCTGTGCACAGAAGAACCCTGTATGATATGCAGGAGCTGGGAATTTATTATGACAGACCCTACCGGAAATGTGCCCGTATCGTGGGTGACACGATGGGAAAATATCATCCTCACGGTGACAGCTCCATCTATGACGCCCTAGTGGTGATGGCCCAGGATTTTAAAAAGGGTCAGACATTAGTCGATGGGCATGGAAACTTCGGCTCCATAGAAGGTGACGGCGCCGCTGCAATGCGTTATACGGAGGCCAGGCTTCAGAAGATTACACAGGATGTTTATCTGAAGGATATGGACAAAGATGTGGTCGATTTCATTCCGAATTTCGATGAGACAGAGAAAGAACCCGAGGTGCTGCCGGTAAGGATTCCCAATCTGCTGGTCAATGGTGCAGATGGCATCGCGGTGGGTATGGCCACAAATATCCCGCCCCATAACCTGGCAGAGGTAGTGGATGCCGTAAAGGCTTATATGAAGGATGAGGACATTACGACCAAAGGTCTGATGAAATATATCAAAGGACCTGATTTTCCTACGGGAGGAATTGTTGCAAATCAGGATGACCTGAGGCAGATTTATGAGACAGGGGCCGGAAAGCTGAAACTTCGGGGTAAACTTGCAGTAGAGAAAGGAAAGGCGGGAAAACAGTATCTGATTATCAGTGAGATTCCGTATACGATGATTGGCGCCAATATCAGTAAGTTTCTGAATGACGTTGCAAATCTGGTGGACTTAAAAAAGGCACAGGATATCATAGATATATCCAACCAGTCCTCAAAGGAAGGAATACGGATTATGCTGGAACTTAAAAAGGGAGCGGATGTGGAGCATCTGACCAATCTGCTTTATAAGAAGACGAGGCTTGAGGATACATTTGGTGTGAACATGCTGGCAGTTGTGGATGGCCGTCCGGAGACTTTAAGTCTTAAAAAGATTATCGAACATCATGTGGATTTTCAATTTGAACTATGTACCAGAAAATACCAGAATCTGCTGGCCAGGGAACTGGATAAAAAGGAAGTCCAGGAGGGCCTGATTAAAGCCTATGATGTAATTGATCTCATCATTGAAATCCTGCGGGGCAGTAAAAATCAAAAGCAGGTAAAGGACTGTCTGACCATGGGGCTTACTGATGGGATTAAATTCAAGACAAAGACCAGTGAAAAGGCCGCACGGAAGCTTAACTTTACCCAGAGACAGGCTGCGGCGATACTGGAGATGCGCCTGTATCGCCTGATTGGTCTGGAGCTTGAGGCATTACTGAAGGAACACGGCGATACACTGGAGAAAATCGCCCGCTATGAGGATATACTAAACAATTATGACTCCATGGCCAGGGTAATTATGGATGATCTGGACGCTGTTAAAAAAGAGTATGGAAGAAAGCGCAGGACTTTAATTGAAAATTCAGAAGAAATTGTCCTGGAAGAACAGAAAATAAAAGAGACAGAAATTGTATTTCTCATGGATCGGTTCGGATATGCCAAAACTGTAGATGTGGCTACCTATGAGCGTAATAAAGAATCAGCAGATACTGAGAATAAATATGTCTTTCGCTGTATGAATACCGATAAAATCTGTATTTTCACAGATCAGGGCAGGCTGCACATGGTAAAAGCTTTGGACTTGCCCGGAGGAAAGTTTCGGGATAAAGGAACACCGATTGATAATCTCTGTAATTACAGCAGTACCCGGGAACAGATGGTATTTGTCTCCAGCCTGGAACATATAAAACAGAATAAATTGGTATTTGTTTCAAAAAACGGGATGTGCAAGGTTGTAGATGGCTACGAATTTGATGTGTCAAAACGTACAGTTGCCGCTACGAAACTGGCAGAGGAGCAGGACTGCGTAATATTGGTGGGCATCTTTGATGAAAGCGACTATCTGGTATTGCAAAGCCACGGCGGCTATTTTCTGCGATTCCTCGCAAACGAGATACCGGAGAAAAAGAAAACCGCACTTGGAGTCCGGGGTATGCGGCTTAGCGAAGGGGACTATATGGAACACGCATATCTCTTAGCCAGCCGTATGGAATATGAGATAGAATATAAAGAAAAAAAACTTAACCTGAATAAATTGAAACTCGCAAAACGGGACACGAAGGGAACGAAAAAGCAATGA